Proteins encoded in a region of the Aythya fuligula isolate bAytFul2 chromosome 13, bAytFul2.pri, whole genome shotgun sequence genome:
- the LOC116494561 gene encoding brain-specific homeobox/POU domain protein 3: protein MMSMNSKQAFSMHPILHEPKYPHLHTSSEAIRRACLPAPQIQGNIFAGFDETLLRGAEALAAVDIVSQKTHPFKPDATYHTMSSVSCTPTSSSVHLHHPSVLTTHHPHHHHHQPSQGLEGELLDHLNSTLPLGGVPGPDVGSTPSHPHSHMSAINHMAHHSQPMNMSHPHGLASHAVISGPETETDPRELESFAERFKQRRIKLGVTQADVGSALANLKIPGVGCLSQSTICRFESLTLSHNNMVALKPILEAWLEEAERAQREKMTKPEIYTGGDKKRKRTSIAAPEKRSLEAYFAVQPRPSSEKIAAIAEKLDLKKNVVRVWFCNQRQKQKRMKFSATY from the exons atGATGTCCATGAACAGCAAGCAGGCGTTCAGCATGCACCCCATCCTGCACGAGCCCAAGTACCCCCACCTGCACACCAGCTCCGAGGCTATCCGCAGAGCCTGCCTGCCCGCCCCCCAG ATCCAGGGCAACATCTTTGCGGGCTTCGACGAGACCTTGCTGCGGGGTGCCGAGGCTCTGGCCGCTGTGGATATAGTGTCGCAGAAAACCCACCCGTTCAAGCCGGATGCCACCTACCACACCATGAGCAGCGTGTCCTGCACTCCTACCTCGTCCTCCGTGCACCTGCACCACCCGTCCGTGCTGACCACGCaccatccccaccaccaccaccaccagccctCCCAGGGCCTGGAGGGCGAGCTCCTGGACCACCTCAACTCTACCCTCCCGCTCGGAGGGGTGCCGGGGCCGGACGTGGGCTCCACACCTTCGCACCCTCACTCCCACATGTCGGCCATCAACCACATGGCCCACCACTCCCAACCTATGAACATGTCCCACCCTCACGGCCTCGCTTCCCACGCTGTCATCTCCGGCCCCGAGACGGAGACGGACCCGCGGGAGCTGGAGTCCTTCGCCGAGCGCTTCAAGCAGCGGAGGATCAAGCTGGGGGTGACCCAGGCGGACGTGGGCTCCGCGTTGGCCAACCTGAAGATCCCGGGGGTGGGCTGCCTTAGCCAAAGCACGATCTGCAGGTTCGAGTCCCTCACCTTGTCCCACAACAACATGGTGGCCCTCAAACCCATCCTAGAAGCGTGGCTGGAGGAGGCCGAGAGGGctcagagggagaaaatgacCAAACCGGAGATCTACACGGGGGGGGACAAGAAACGCAAGCGCACCTCCATCGCCGCCCCCGAGAAGCGGTCGCTGGAGGCTTACTTCGCCGTGCAGCCGCGGCCATCCTCGGAGAAAATCGCTGCCATCGCCGAGAAGTTAGACTTGAAGAAGAACGTGGTGCGGGTCTGGTTTTGCAATcagagacagaaacagaaaaggatgaaATTTTCTGCCACTTACTGA